TTTTCTGAAGGATGAAGTTATGACAagatgtatttttttaatatagctGTGGTGTATTTGAAGCAGATATCTATTATCATGGGAATCGTTTGCAATAGTATTTGCTAGATTACAAAAGAGGAGTCATTGCATTGTTTAAAAACATTGAACGATCAAAACAGGCTAACATAGTTGATTTAAAcagcaaatgtgtgtgtgtgatagtgctGATTTCATAAGTAGCAAATACAGAGTTATCCACATTCATAAAATTATCAATGCTAGCTATAAGTTGAATCAGCAAATATATAGCTGGTGTACAAAGGTCCTTCATATTAAGTACTTCCGGGACATAATCTGTTTCACGTATTCTGATGACAAAAGAGATTTACTGATGGTTTATTCAAGTTCTTTCCTGCGCAGAAACATCATCTGGAGAGTCTGGGCCATAGAAGCGTACACCGAATTTACTCCATGAATGCAAGAATTAACATTTTGGTCTGGATGCAACATATTGCACAAGTGAGCATCTTAAACTTTCAATAGACTGATACAGATCTCAGCCCTCCCCCAGACAGTAGATGCAGTTTATGAAGTTTATGTTCTCAAACACCACCAATACCAAAACAGATGACTGGTTCCGGAAGTTTGGCACATTGTTTCAGTTTTTGTATTATTAGTTAAGTTTTAGAAGAAGTAAAACTCCCTTTCTGGATGTCAGCTGACTGACATCCAGAATATGTTGAACTTAGCCATCAGATATGAATCAATGAAAAGGATCAATACTTCAATGGCCCAAAGAGATGGTGGAGAATACCCAACCCAACAGATGTCTTGTGTTGTCAATGATTTCTGGATGCCATACTGTCTAAGGTTCAATAGATAATTTTACAGAGATCACAATTTCACGAGTAGATTTTGGTCATGACATTGCCCTAGTCATATTGCATAACAAACCAAGAGATAGCTATTCTGAAGACTCTCTAATGACAAGCCGCTCAACATCACTAAGAGAGAATTCTGCTTATATGCTGCAATTCCAGGTCTTTCAGAAGTCACACTTTGTCAAAGGACCTTgtgatatacagtagttatttgaAATTAAACCACACAATGATAATCTAAAGCTAAgtgttgatgatgattattttcTGTGGTGCATGGTAAGGCAAAAGTGCACAGATTACGAGGAGGGATCTTTTCCAAGCTTCATAGCTACACTGGGTGCACTTCAACATCTACTAAAGTTAGATGTTACAAAAAAGTCATATATACCTATTCATTCATATATGGCAACTGAAATTTACACAATATTTACAACCATGACAAACTTCCAGGATAAGAATGCTGTGTAGGCAGTATTATGAACTGATGACTGAGTCTATGAAATTACCAAGGAAATCCAGCTATTGAAGTCAGATCAGTTTGGTAACATATTCCTAGCTATGAGACCTTTTACATGGATAAGATTGTTATTGCCTATCTTGGAAACTTTTATGCAGTGTCGGGCATATCCATCTACATTATGAACGTTTCCTCAAGTTTTGAGAACTCATTCAGTGCTAGTATTTGAAATCTCCCTACTCATGTGTGCTTCGAGTATTTGAAATATCCTTACTTATGTCCTTCGAGTATTTGTAGCACCAgacccatcagagtttcaaattgaaatggtcaaaatACTAGCTATAGGGCGGGGGAGGAATGAATgatggatttattgagagcaatatgagaagaggaaataatgaCTAAAGACTGGGATGAAAGTCTAATGGTACCTATATTAAAGCAGGAAGGTCACATCATGGAATGTAATAACTACAGGGGACTTGAATTAACACAGGTTGGTTTGAAATTgttagagagggtactagatgagagattgagagagattgtaaagattgggaagcatgaaggggagagggactgtggatgcatCATTATAtcaaggcagttacaggaaaagagaatAGAAGAAAACATGAAGCtcttttttgtagatttagagaaggcttatgacagaataccaagaAAGGTGATGTTATGGTGCCTAAGGAAAAGGAAAGTTCTGGAGAAGTTggctagaatggtagagatgattgaaggcattggagagggcgcatgaggcacccgaccccttaatataaggataacggtggggaagaagaaatgCATTTGAATTATAACTTTCTCATATGACTGCTTAATGCAACTGATGAGTTATAAACCTAGCAAGATCTTCCTTCATTTTTCGTAATGCTTTAAATAGTTAATTAGAAAAATTCAAATCTCGCAATCTGTCTGATGGGAGTTTCAGCCACACTAATGCTCGATATTagtagtttctgtaacctcacccGTCCTTTTGAGGTAGGGATGTGGTATTGGGGATGAACCTATAAGTttgcctgctgattcatcagcaaccattgcctggtccttcctggtgcTAAGTAGACGGAAAGGGTTCTCGGGCGCTAATTATATCTATATAAGGTTGGTGTCTAGGGACTCTGCCtttcatgtgtgacctttaaaccttttaaatatgCAAATCGGCAACTAAAGACTGTGGATAGGAGCAAAATTCCATAACTGAAACAtttcatttaccaatactaggaaTTTGAAATTGTAATGATAGCAATGATAGTTACGATTGCGATAACAATGCTTATTACATTATTATGAAAGATAAGGACTTCAGCATACTACCAAGACTTCAACTTGATGCGGATGCGAAGAGATGAATATGATTCAATGTATAGGTTAAAACCAATATCGAAAATGAGAGCAAAGGACGTCT
This genomic stretch from Palaemon carinicauda isolate YSFRI2023 chromosome 21, ASM3689809v2, whole genome shotgun sequence harbors:
- the LOC137614964 gene encoding uncharacterized protein, which produces MTKDWDESLMVPILKQEGHIMECNNYRGLELTQVGLKLLERVLDERLREIVKIGKHEGERDCGCIIISRQLQEKRIEENMKLFFVDLEKAYDRIPRKVMLWCLRKRKVLEKLARMVEMIEGIGEGA